Proteins encoded in a region of the Scatophagus argus isolate fScaArg1 chromosome 1, fScaArg1.pri, whole genome shotgun sequence genome:
- the LOC124060603 gene encoding cell surface A33 antigen-like — protein sequence MAGRISTWAVLCLVLSGVGALNVNIPQDLYEFARGDNITLPCTFQTKSANPSLVIISWSAEAENTKPEETLIVTYYSTGTLDIKSLYEDRVSLDVDIAKGKADLKLSSIALVDNKVFECRVQIPGDDEGKPADTARLVVLVAPSPPLCKIEGKAEYGQDIKLTCLSEEGSPPPTYKWESRDVKNLPRVADPRTTDVGGVLSLYNITKDTSGYYICTSSNKIRSATCNITLSVMPPSMNIGSTAGIIGGVVAALIVLVIVIYCCCCRKKKQEEEYAMGARENEYHDKEPTRNGESGREDAQKNTRDNDDSSVRGPVERHDRYEERSERNYDGRRDYDDRRSDYDDRRRDYDDRRSDYDDRRRDYDDRRSDYDDRRSDYDDRRRDYDDRRSDYSDRHDRYDEPYDDRPPVPANKPTRRNYDE from the exons ATGGCGGGGAGGATTTCTACCTGGGCTGTGCTGTGTCTGG TGTTGTCAGGTGTCGGTGCTCTCAATGTGAACATCCCTCAGGATCTCTATGAATTTGCCAGGGGTGACAACATCACACTGCCCTGCACCTTTCAAACCAAGTCAGCCAACCCCAGCTTAGTCATCATCTCATGgtctgctgaagctgaaaataCAAAGCCTGAAGAG ACGCTGATCGTCACTTATTATTCTACTGGTACACTTGACATCAAATCGCTGTATGAAGATCGGGTGTCCCTGGATGTAGACATTGCCAAGGGAAAGGCCGACCTGAAACTGTCCTCCATCGCACTAGTGGACAACAAAGTCTTTGAGTGTCGTGTACAGATCCCAGGTGACGATGAGGGCAAGCCGGCCGACACGGCGCGCTTGGTGGTTTTAG ttgctccatctcctccactTTGTAAGATCGAGGGAAAGGCAGAGTACGGCCAGGACATCAAACTGACGTGTTTGTCTGAGGAAGGTTCGCCGCCACCCACTTATAAGTGGGAAAGTCGGGATGTCAAGAACCTTCCTCGTGTTGCAGATCCCAGAACAACTGACG tGGGAGGCGTCCTGTCGCTGTACAACATCACCAAAGATACATCAGGATACTACATCTGCACCTCAAGTAACAAGATCCGCTCTGCCACCTGCAACATCACCCTCTCCGTCATGCCAC CCTCCATGAACATTGGCTCCACTGCGGGAATCATCGGCGGAGTTGTCGCCGCGTTGATTGTTCTTGTCATTGTCAtctattgctgctgctgccggaAGAAGAAGCAAGAGGAGGAATATGCCATGgg AGCTCGTGAGAATGAGTACCATGACAAAGAGCCAACACGTAATGGTGAGAGTGGCCGTGAGGATGCCCAAAAAAACACTCGAGATAACGATGACTCCAGTGTGAGGGGCCCTGTTGAACGCCATGACCGGTACGAGGAACGGAGTGAGCGCAACTACGATGGCCGCAGGGATTATGATGATCGACGCAGCGACTATGATGACCGCCGCAGGGATTATGATGATCGACGCAGCGACTATGATGACCGCCGCAGGGATTACGATGACCGCCGCAGCGACTACGATGATCGTCGCAGCGACTATGATGACCGCCGCAGGGATTACGATGACCGGCGCAGCGACTACTCAGACCGCCATGACCGCTACGATGAGCCCTATGATGACAGACCACCTGTGCCAGCCAATAAACCAACGAGGAGGAACTACGATGAATAA
- the LOC124060615 gene encoding cell surface A33 antigen-like, whose protein sequence is MERKISTLNLLCMVFSAVGALNVNIPQDLYEFARGDNITLPCTFQTKSANPSLVIISWSAEAENTKPEETLILTYYSTGELDINSLYETRVSLDVDIAKGKADLKLSSIALADNKVFECRVQIPGDDEGKLADMARLVVLVAPSPPICKIQGKAEYGQNISLTCVSEEGLPPPTYKWQIWGVGNISYVTDPGTTDVGGVLSLYNISEDASGSYICTSSNKISSATCNITFSVVLPSKNKSGLLHGSTVEITGLLVTALITLFFVTVKTM, encoded by the exons ATGGAGAGGAAGATTTCTACCTTGAATCTGCTGTGTATGG TGTTCTCTGCTGTCGGTGCTCTCAATGTGAACATCCCTCAGGATCTCTATGAATTTGCCAGGGGTGACAACATCACACTGCCCTGCACCTTTCAAACCAAGTCAGCCAACCCCAGCTTAGTCATCATCTCATGgtctgctgaagctgaaaataCAAAGCCTGAAGAG ACGCTGATCCTCACTTATTATTCTACTGGTGAACTTGACATCAACTCGCTGTATGAAACTCGGGTGTCCCTGGATGTAGACATTGCCAAGGGAAAAGCTGACCTGAAACTGTCCTCCATTGCACTAGCAGACAACAAAGTCTTTGAGTGTCGTGTACAGATCCCAGGTGACGATGAGGGCAAGCTGGCCGACATGGCGCGTTTGGTGGTTTTAG TTGCTCCATCTCCTCCCATTTGTAAGATCCAGGGAAAGGCAGAGTACGGCCAGAACATCAGTCTGACGTGTGTCTCTGAGGAAGGTTTGCCACCACCCACTTATAAGTGGCAAATTTGGGGTGTCGGGAACATCTCTTATGTTACAGATCCCGGAACAACTGACG TGGGAGGCGTCCTGTCTCTGTACAACATCTCCGAAGATGCATCAGGATCCTACATCTGCACATCAAGTAACAAGATCTCCTCTGCTACCTGCAACATCACCTTCTCAGTCGTGCTAC CTTCCAAAAATAAGTCCGGTCTCCTGCATGGCTCCACTGTAGAAATCACTGGTCTCCTTGTCACCGCGTTAATCACACTCTTCTTCGTTACTGTGAAGACTATGTGA